From the Lathyrus oleraceus cultivar Zhongwan6 chromosome 3, CAAS_Psat_ZW6_1.0, whole genome shotgun sequence genome, the window GGTTTGTTTTGTTTCAGGATTGGTACTGAATTTAGGGTTTGTTTTGATCGCATATTTGGTACTACTTTTGTCTTACCAACAAAGAAAAGGTAAATTTCTTATTGTTCATCCATTCTAAAAATTCAAATTTGGATTGTGGGTATCCAGTATTCTCAACATAACCGATACTTTATCAATATGTAGCTGTTATTAAGTTCATTAAGCCTTTTGCTTGATTAGGTTTGCTCTTAAATTTGTTGAATTTATTATCTGAGTTTGACATATTGCGTTAAAGCTTCTAATTGAAGCAGGGAATATTGCCCAAGATAGTGTAGAATTTATGAATAATGCAATGTTTCTACGAGTTTTGGATTCTTAGTTCAGTTTTGGCACTGTGTATATGATTCTATTTAGTTCCAGTAGGTGTTTTTAAGATTAAACTTCAGCTGATTTTAATATGTGCTAATTACAGGTGAAGGAGATTTTATCTCACTATCCATCCAACTATAAACAATCTGCTATGATCCCTCTGCTGGATCTTGCACAGCAACAGCATGGTGGCTGGCTTCCCGTTTCTGCAATGGATGCGGTATGTTGGTCTCATTCTTGAAATATTCTACTTATTATGTATAGACAAGATAGAATTAAAATGTAAGCTTTGTAGAGAGAGTTGGGGCTAGCATTTGTTGTAGAAAGGATTGTAGAGTATTACCTTTGGTGGTTGAGGCATGTGTTGAGAAGACCTGTATAATTATAGCAAAGAGGGTAGATTAGATGTAGTATGATATACAGAAGTAAAGGAAGATCAAAGTAAACTATCGGCCCAACTATTAAAAGGGGTTTAGATTTAAATGAGTTGTCATTAGACATGATTCATGATCTTTGTTGTCAAATGGAGGCCAAAGGGTAACAATATGGTGGATTTTGAATGGTTAATCGTTGTTAAGAATCCTATAACGGACAATATATTGTCTGAACATGTCTTTATTAGTTGGGACAATCCTCACCCTGCAAGCCGGTTTTGAAGGGTTGAGTTAGGCTCAACCCCACATTCTTAACAATCCTGCCTGCCTATTTAGACATGGGGCCCATGGCAGTTTCAGCAGAAATGGTGATAGTTGAAACGAAAAGAAAAGATTGGGACCATATATTCACCCTATAATTCATGATCGATCATTCCTTAATCAGCCCCTCATACATACTTGCCTCTCATATATTCTTCTATAGAAATAGTCACCGTCATTTAGTTGAGATTTACTGGTAGCTTCCTGTTGCTATGGCATAGCTTTGGAAGTCCTAAATTTACATTCTGTTTGTATGTTGGATTTTATCAAATTCTTAATAATAGAGGGAGCTATTTAATTCCTTTATTAACAGACAGTTTTGTAAACCATTCAGGTGGCTAAGGTTATAGAGGTTGCTCCTATTCGGGTATATGAGGTTGCCACATTATACTCAATGTTCAATCGAACTAAGGTAAAAATCATATATTGCTGCACTAGTGCATTACTTTCATTTCTGCTAATTCATATTATTACAGGCCAAAACTTGTTGGGTCAACTACCTCTTTTGAATTTTCAGGTCGGCAAATATCATCTATTGGTCTGTGGAACTACACCTTGTATGATACGTGGTTCACGAGGTATTGAAGAAGCATTATTGAAACACTTAGGAGTGAAACGAAATGGTCAGTTCACACTTATTAATTTCTCCTATTACCTATCACTGAATCTGATTTAATTCTTGATAAATTTGAACTGTATGTTTTTCTCCTAAGGGTTGGTTTCTCTTTACCTTTGATTTGCAGAAGTAACGCAAGATGGTTTCTTTTCTGTTGGTGAAATGGAATGCATGGTGAGTTTTTCTATGAACCGTATCTTGTCATAGTTTCGGCATGTTACTTATATTCAAAGTTTTAGTCTTACTTGATTTGCAGCAAAGCAATCATTGTATACTACTGATAAAGTTGCACGAGACACAAAATTGAACTTTATAGTGGTAACCATTTTGATAGCTTTTGACATCTTTGATGTTTACTATGGTGTGTATAATTTCTATATTTTGTCCTTTCAGTTCTAAGAAATTATAATGCAGCTGGCCGAGCTGGTTGGCTATAGTATTTGCCAACCAGGAAGTTTAAACCGCTGCTAAACTAAGACAAGGCACAATACCAGCTCTTGACTGCATAAGTTTTCTTGGTGCAAGATAGATTGTGCCGTACATTCAAAAAAAAAGTAATATGAAGCCATCTAAATGATCCCTTAGATATTTAGCAAAAGAAAACGGCCTTTAGGTGACATCAGTATATAACTGAGAAAGATGAGAATCACCCATCGTGATGGTTTGTAGGTGGTTTATGACTCACATTCTGTTTTTGTGTTCAGACATGATTGCAGTCTTATATGAAGTCAATGTGATGTTCTTAACTGTAGTTTGATTAGCAGCTGATGCATGATTGAAGTTGTTTGTGTTATGCAGGGATGCTGTGTGAATGCTCCAATGATTACAGTGGCTGATTACTCTAATGGATCAGAAGGATATACTTACAATTATTTTGTACGCCTTTCCTCTTTTCACTCTCTTTTTGGGGTGGGAGGGGTTTATTATTGTTCTTGTACTCCTGAAAGCATTCTTAATATGTAATATTGATGCTTGATTCCAGGAAGATGTAACCCCAGAGAAAGTAATTGAGATAGTTGAAAAGCTGAGAAAGGGCGAGAAGCCACCGGTAAGGATATTTGCTataatttatttcatttttgtcAAAGTTTAGATTCTTGGTTTTTGTTGAGAATTTGTTGTTTCCTTTTCACTTTATTTTCCATTTTCTTAAATCAAGAAGACCATAACCTTCTCTGAATATATTATTTTTGGATTTAGCATGGCACACAAAATCCACAGCGGATTAGGAGTGGACCTGAAGGGGGGAATACTACATTGTTAGGTGAGCCCAAACCTCCTCCATGCCGTGACCTGGATGCCTGCTGATGAGTGTGTGATACATTTTGTCTTCAAtaattttcgtataccttagacagcgcttttgtaaaaagcgctgtctaagggggggattagaaagcgctttaggcaaaagcgctgtctaaggggggggcttagacagcgctttttgaaaagcgctgtctaaggtatacctaaaaaaattaaaatagaagggtcttagaaagcgcttttggccaaagcgctgtctaagggggtggggcttagacagcgcttttcaaaagcgctgtctaaggtatacctaaaaaatttaaaataagagggtcttataaagcgcttttggccaaagcgctgtctaaggggcgggggggggcttagacagcgcttttaagatttaaaaaagcgctgtctaaacctttagcagcggaggtttagacagcgctttaaagcgctgtctaaggtcttgtttgttgtagtgaatCCGGTCTTAGGAGAACATTGAGCTCCACTCTTCAagatcttaccatccttgagaTCACTGTTGACATTCCTATTTTATATTCACAAATagaggaaaatatttttgtaaatttcaaaaacatgattgtttatatatctttttttttcaaaattattataaaaaataaatgaaattttgTAAACTGAAAGAAGATAAAAATAGAAAACAAATGggcaaaaggctcaaattttattgatagaatggtagaCCGTAGATggcgtgactccatggatcattacaaagttgaaaaatggtaagTACATGGAAAGGGTTgcattgaaatacaatgaccactattctccctaacaactttgaattcctCTATGCTCAGAACTTTGGTCGAGGATGACTGAATGAGAATATTTGATAGGCATTATTGCTTCAAATGATCAAGTTTggcctgatgcagttacttgccataatccctaactttttcctagattgccctgtcgggttttcaatctaccaggatgattactttctgtttatgtctctaattttttcctggaccgtcctttcgggttttcaatccaccgagacgctcattttttactaagccgccctttcaggttttcaacttagcgagttgttcttttatttttctaggcgaagttttcttgactgcatcaacaTTCATAGGACGAGGGAGCTTATCACCATCCATAGTCATAAGAGTCATTGTACCACCAGAtaaggctctcttaacaacatatgggctttcataattaggagtccTCTTGCCCCTAGAATTAGTGGTGAAAGACAAGATCATTTTTAGCACGAGGTCGCCTTCTCTGAATACGCGAGGTCGAACCATCTTGTCAaattctttcttcattcttttttgATATAATTGGCCATGACACGAAGTTGTCatcctcttctcttcaatcaaattcaattgatcatatcTGCTTTGACATCATTCAGCCTCAGACAATTTGGCTTCCATTAAGACTCACA encodes:
- the LOC127131864 gene encoding NADH dehydrogenase [ubiquinone] flavoprotein 2, mitochondrial, with amino-acid sequence MIRGSRGIEEALLKHLGVKRNEVTQDGFFSVGEMECMGCCVNAPMITVADYSNGSEGYTYNYFEDVTPEKVIEIVEKLRKGEKPPVRIFAIIYFIFVKV